One segment of Amycolatopsis alba DSM 44262 DNA contains the following:
- the rpmB gene encoding 50S ribosomal protein L28, protein MSAVCQVTGRKPGYGKQVSHSHRRTSRRWEPNLQAKRYFVPSEGRWVRLRVSVKGMKTIDKRGIEAVVAGLRAKGVKL, encoded by the coding sequence ATGTCCGCCGTGTGCCAGGTCACCGGCCGCAAACCGGGCTACGGGAAGCAGGTGTCGCATTCGCATCGGCGCACGTCCCGGCGCTGGGAGCCGAACCTGCAGGCCAAGCGGTACTTCGTGCCGAGCGAAGGGCGCTGGGTCCGGCTGCGGGTCTCGGTGAAGGGCATGAAGACCATCGACAAGCGCGGGATCGAGGCCGTCGTGGCCGGGCTCCGCGCGAAAGGGGTGAAGCTCTGA
- the rpmG gene encoding 50S ribosomal protein L33 — translation MAKSTDIRPIIKLRSTAGTGYTYVTKKNRRNDPDRMVLRKYDPVARKHVEFKEER, via the coding sequence ATGGCCAAGAGCACCGACATCCGGCCGATCATCAAGCTCCGCTCGACGGCGGGCACCGGCTACACGTACGTCACGAAGAAGAACCGCCGGAACGACCCGGATCGCATGGTGCTGCGCAAATACGACCCGGTCGCGCGCAAGCACGTCGAGTTCAAGGAGGAGCGCTGA
- the rpsN gene encoding 30S ribosomal protein S14, which yields MAKKSKIAKNDQRKVIAARYVERRRELKATIASPSASPGEKAAAVSALQAMPRDASATRIRNRDTADGRPRGYLRKFGLSRVRMRQLAHNGELPGVTKSSW from the coding sequence ATGGCCAAGAAGTCCAAGATCGCCAAGAACGACCAGCGCAAGGTGATCGCCGCCCGCTACGTCGAACGGCGGCGCGAGCTGAAGGCCACCATCGCCTCGCCGTCCGCGTCGCCGGGGGAGAAGGCGGCCGCGGTGTCGGCCCTGCAGGCGATGCCGCGCGACGCCAGCGCGACCCGGATCCGCAACCGCGACACCGCCGACGGCCGCCCCCGCGGCTACCTGCGGAAATTCGGGCTCTCACGGGTCAGGATGCGGCAGCTGGCGCACAACGGCGAACTGCCCGGCGTCACGAAGTCGAGCTGGTGA
- the rpsR gene encoding 30S ribosomal protein S18, giving the protein MSAMGRPNRDRPLKRKTNLLHANKITEVDWKDADLLRKFISDRGKIRARRVTGLTPRQQKQVATAIKNAREMALLPYPNAGR; this is encoded by the coding sequence GTGAGCGCGATGGGCAGGCCGAACCGGGACCGTCCCCTCAAGCGCAAGACGAACCTGTTGCACGCCAACAAGATCACCGAGGTCGACTGGAAGGACGCCGACCTGCTGCGGAAGTTCATCTCCGACCGCGGCAAGATCCGGGCCCGCCGGGTCACCGGGCTGACCCCCCGGCAGCAGAAGCAGGTCGCCACGGCGATCAAGAACGCCCGTGAGATGGCGTTGCTGCCCTACCCCAACGCGGGCCGCTGA
- a CDS encoding ankyrin repeat domain-containing protein, which translates to MTENPGQAEEFDPELLELWAKVFGFARSGATAEIIAYVDAGISANLTNDRGDTLVMLAAYHGHAETVTALLERGADPNRENDRGQSPLAGAVFKNEPDVVKALLKGGADAAAGEPSAIDAARMFGNTELLALLER; encoded by the coding sequence ATGACGGAGAACCCCGGACAGGCCGAGGAATTCGATCCCGAACTGCTGGAACTGTGGGCGAAGGTGTTCGGCTTCGCCCGCTCGGGTGCGACGGCGGAGATCATCGCCTACGTGGACGCGGGCATCTCGGCGAACCTGACCAACGACCGGGGCGACACCCTGGTCATGCTCGCGGCCTATCACGGGCACGCGGAGACGGTCACGGCGCTGCTCGAACGCGGCGCCGACCCGAACCGTGAGAACGACCGTGGGCAGAGCCCCTTGGCGGGCGCTGTCTTCAAGAACGAGCCCGACGTCGTGAAGGCGCTCCTCAAGGGCGGCGCGGACGCGGCGGCGGGAGAGCCGTCGGCGATCGACGCGGCCAGGATGTTCGGCAACACCGAACTGCTGGCCTTGCTCGAGCGCTGA
- the cobA gene encoding uroporphyrinogen-III C-methyltransferase, translated as MDDPHYLSGLDLAGRRVVMIGGGSVAQRRLPRLIGAGARVELVSPHTTPSVSAMADAGEIVWHERRYAEGDLTDAWYALACTDDPEVNAAVCAEAENARVFCVRADDGDRGSAVTPASGRHGGLLVGVLSGGEPLRSATVRDSILDGLRAGTVADGRVPDARDELPGVALVGGGPGDPELITVRGRRLLARADVVVADRLAPRELLDELSPHVEIVDAAKIPYGRAASQDVINSTLIDRAKAGKFVVRLKGGDPYLFGRGFEEVLACAEAGIPVTMVPGITSAFSVPAAADVPVTHRGVAHEVVVVSGHVAPDDEKSLVDWQLLAKMRGTVVLMMGVERLPLFTKALLEGRPGDTPVAIVEDGTMRTQRVLRSTLDSVVEDAAAAGVRPPAVIVFGPVAGLAQPSLPST; from the coding sequence ATGGATGACCCGCATTACCTCTCCGGCCTCGACCTGGCCGGCCGTCGTGTCGTGATGATCGGCGGCGGGTCGGTCGCCCAGCGCCGCCTGCCCCGGTTGATCGGCGCCGGCGCGCGGGTCGAACTGGTCTCGCCGCACACCACGCCGTCGGTGAGTGCCATGGCCGACGCCGGGGAGATCGTCTGGCACGAACGCCGCTACGCCGAGGGCGACCTCACCGACGCCTGGTACGCGCTGGCGTGCACGGACGACCCCGAGGTCAACGCCGCCGTCTGCGCCGAGGCAGAAAACGCGCGGGTGTTCTGCGTCCGCGCCGACGACGGCGATCGCGGCAGCGCGGTCACTCCGGCGTCGGGCAGGCACGGCGGACTGCTGGTCGGCGTCCTCTCCGGCGGTGAGCCCCTGCGGTCGGCCACCGTCCGGGACAGCATCCTCGACGGCCTCCGCGCCGGTACCGTCGCCGACGGCCGCGTACCGGACGCGCGCGACGAGCTCCCCGGCGTCGCCCTGGTGGGTGGCGGTCCCGGCGACCCGGAACTGATCACCGTCCGCGGCCGCCGTCTCCTCGCCAGGGCCGACGTCGTCGTCGCCGACAGGCTGGCCCCGCGCGAACTGCTCGACGAACTCTCGCCCCATGTCGAGATCGTCGACGCCGCGAAGATCCCGTACGGCCGCGCCGCCAGCCAGGACGTGATCAATTCCACGCTGATCGACCGGGCCAAGGCGGGCAAGTTCGTCGTGCGGCTCAAGGGCGGCGACCCGTACCTCTTCGGCCGCGGCTTCGAGGAGGTCCTCGCCTGCGCGGAAGCGGGCATCCCGGTGACGATGGTCCCCGGCATCACGAGCGCGTTCTCCGTGCCCGCCGCCGCGGACGTCCCGGTGACCCATCGCGGTGTCGCCCACGAGGTCGTGGTGGTGTCCGGGCACGTCGCGCCGGACGACGAGAAGTCGCTGGTGGACTGGCAATTGCTGGCGAAGATGCGCGGCACCGTCGTGCTGATGATGGGGGTCGAGCGGCTTCCGCTGTTCACCAAGGCGCTGCTGGAAGGGCGGCCGGGGGACACGCCGGTGGCGATCGTCGAGGACGGCACGATGCGCACCCAGCGGGTTCTCCGCTCCACTTTGGACAGTGTGGTCGAGGACGCCGCCGCGGCGGGCGTGCGGCCGCCCGCGGTGATCGTCTTCGGGCCGGTGGCGGGGCTGGCTCAGCCTTCGTTGCCGTCGACGTAG
- a CDS encoding GNAT family N-acetyltransferase has product MTADPAPTRDTGAEELRAGRLLLRRPVPEDLDAIFALHTDPEACAHNPSDLLETRKDAELLLLRWSHQWNRYGFGYWTVRRHDSAETLGFCGVKIVGFRRRPVLNLFYRLFPASWGSGYASEAATAAVDWARAHRPDDLVIARVRPENLASQRVALRAGLVRAAHLDTAGDDGTDWLYVDGNEG; this is encoded by the coding sequence ATGACCGCTGACCCGGCGCCGACCCGCGACACGGGCGCCGAGGAACTGCGGGCCGGACGCCTGCTCCTGCGCCGTCCCGTGCCTGAAGACCTCGACGCGATCTTCGCCCTCCACACCGATCCGGAGGCCTGCGCGCACAATCCCTCGGACCTGCTGGAAACGCGCAAAGACGCGGAACTGCTACTGCTCCGCTGGTCGCATCAGTGGAACCGGTACGGGTTCGGGTACTGGACCGTCCGGCGACACGACTCGGCGGAGACGCTGGGCTTCTGCGGCGTGAAGATCGTCGGTTTCCGGCGCCGTCCGGTCCTGAACCTCTTCTACCGGCTCTTCCCGGCCTCCTGGGGTTCCGGGTACGCCAGTGAGGCCGCCACGGCGGCGGTGGACTGGGCCCGCGCCCACCGGCCGGACGACCTCGTGATCGCCCGTGTCCGGCCGGAGAACCTCGCCTCGCAGCGGGTGGCGCTGCGAGCCGGTCTGGTCCGGGCCGCCCACCTCGACACCGCGGGCGACGACGGGACCGACTGGCTCTACGTCGACGGCAACGAAGGCTGA
- a CDS encoding alpha/beta fold hydrolase, whose translation MSPASSATAVADLPALIPGRRRERSSRPIELSGSFTHEGHRLAYTEFGSGDRVVVLTHGIMLTRRMHAPLARRLARAGFRAVTLDLLGHGDSDRPTDSWLYSMPAFAEQTVALLDHLDVGAAVIGGTSLGANVALEVGVSAPERALGLVVEMPVLDNAIVAGLITFTPLLMAARFLPVTVQGVALAAKLVPHGNQWVDVVTDTLSQQPAPMAALLHGVLFGRIAPPKSIRRTIETPALVIGHEGDPIHPFGDADTLAEDMPAAEFVQARSPVELRFDPTRLTDAITDFSARCHDR comes from the coding sequence ATGAGCCCGGCCAGCAGCGCCACCGCGGTCGCCGACCTGCCCGCACTCATCCCAGGGCGGCGGCGGGAGCGATCCTCCCGGCCGATCGAATTGTCGGGGTCTTTCACCCATGAGGGTCACCGGCTCGCCTACACCGAGTTCGGCTCCGGCGACCGGGTCGTGGTGCTCACCCACGGCATCATGCTGACCAGGCGGATGCACGCGCCGCTCGCCCGCAGGCTGGCGCGGGCGGGCTTCCGGGCGGTGACCCTCGACCTGCTCGGGCACGGCGACTCGGACCGGCCCACCGACTCGTGGCTGTACTCGATGCCCGCGTTCGCGGAGCAGACCGTCGCCCTGCTCGACCACCTGGACGTCGGCGCCGCCGTCATCGGCGGGACGTCGCTGGGCGCGAACGTCGCGCTCGAAGTGGGGGTCTCCGCGCCGGAGCGCGCGCTCGGCCTGGTCGTCGAGATGCCCGTGCTGGACAACGCGATCGTCGCCGGGCTGATCACCTTCACGCCGCTGCTCATGGCGGCCCGCTTCCTGCCGGTGACCGTGCAAGGGGTGGCGCTCGCGGCGAAACTCGTCCCGCACGGCAACCAGTGGGTCGACGTCGTCACCGACACGCTGTCCCAGCAGCCCGCGCCGATGGCCGCGCTCCTGCACGGCGTGCTCTTCGGCCGGATCGCACCGCCCAAGTCGATCCGGCGGACCATCGAGACCCCGGCGCTGGTCATCGGGCACGAGGGCGACCCGATCCATCCCTTCGGCGACGCCGACACACTGGCCGAGGACATGCCGGCGGCGGAGTTCGTCCAGGCCCGCAGCCCGGTCGAACTGCGCTTCGACCCGACCCGCCTGACCGACGCCATCACCGACTTCTCGGCGCGCTGCCATGACCGCTGA
- a CDS encoding crotonase/enoyl-CoA hydratase family protein has protein sequence MTATADSLPDLVSLKVEIDGHVAEVTLLGPSKGNAMGPDFWRELPIVFRALDADPQVRAVVLAGSGKHFSYGLDLPAMMPSWGEMLGGDALAGPRTKFLDEVKTLQASVSSIAECRKPVIAAISGWCIGGGVDVIAAADIRLASADAKFSVREVKVAIVADLGSLQRLAPIIGEGHLRELAYTGKDIDATRAEKIGLVNDVYADQETVLAEARKMAGEIATNPPLVVHGTKNVLSANTERQVAEGLRYVSAWNAAFLPSKDLGEAVQAFLERRAPEFKGE, from the coding sequence ATGACCGCTACAGCTGACAGTCTTCCCGATCTCGTTTCGCTCAAGGTGGAGATCGACGGGCACGTCGCCGAAGTGACGCTGCTCGGTCCGTCCAAGGGCAACGCGATGGGCCCCGATTTCTGGCGTGAGCTGCCGATCGTGTTCCGTGCGCTCGACGCGGACCCGCAGGTCAGGGCGGTCGTGCTGGCCGGAAGCGGCAAGCACTTCTCCTACGGGCTCGATCTGCCCGCGATGATGCCCAGCTGGGGTGAGATGCTCGGCGGCGACGCGCTCGCGGGCCCGCGGACGAAGTTCCTCGACGAGGTCAAGACCCTCCAGGCGAGCGTGTCCTCGATCGCCGAATGCCGCAAACCGGTCATCGCGGCTATTTCCGGCTGGTGCATCGGCGGCGGTGTCGACGTCATCGCGGCCGCAGACATCCGCCTGGCGAGCGCGGACGCGAAGTTCAGCGTGCGCGAGGTCAAGGTCGCGATCGTGGCCGACCTCGGCAGCCTGCAGCGGCTCGCGCCGATCATCGGCGAAGGGCACCTGCGGGAGCTGGCCTACACCGGCAAGGACATCGACGCGACCCGCGCGGAGAAGATCGGCCTGGTCAACGACGTCTACGCCGACCAGGAGACCGTGCTGGCCGAGGCGCGCAAGATGGCGGGGGAGATCGCCACCAACCCGCCGCTGGTCGTGCACGGCACCAAGAACGTGCTGTCGGCCAACACCGAGCGTCAGGTCGCCGAAGGCCTGCGCTACGTCTCGGCCTGGAACGCGGCGTTCCTGCCCAGCAAGGACCTTGGCGAGGCCGTGCAGGCGTTCCTCGAGCGGCGCGCGCCCGAGTTCAAGGGCGAGTAG
- a CDS encoding AMP-binding protein has translation MSVSEAYRTFREARDYLQAHREDYETAYRDFTWPRQAEFNWALDWFDVIAADPVNQDRYALWIVEEDGIENRWTYPEMARRSNQVANWLRSLGVARGDRLILMLGNQGELWQTILAAIKLGAVIIPASPLLGPADLTDRVERGAAKHVVIRSVDVPKFDDVEGDYTRIVVGEPVEGWQSFVDAYEEADAFTPDAPTRAEDPLLLYFTSGTTAKPKLVQHTQVSYPVGHLSTMYWIGLEPGDVHLNISSPGWAKHAWSNVFAPWNAEATVFLYNYARFDAVALMAQMERCGITSFCAPPTVWRMLIQADLTVLKTPPSKVVGAGEPLNPEVIDQVQKAWGVTIRDGFGQTESSVQVANTPGQEVVPGSMGRPMPGFSVVLVDPVTGERSREGEICLDLDKRPVGLMTGYADDDERSAAAFGGGYYHTGDVGSIDERGYITYVGRTDDVFKASDYRISPFELESVLLEHDAVAEAAVVPAPDPIRLAVPKAYVVLANGHEPTAETAMSILAFTREHLAPYKRIRRLEFTELPKTISGKIRRVELRGRENAAAERPAGEFREEDFPHLKG, from the coding sequence GTGAGCGTTTCGGAGGCATACCGCACGTTCCGCGAGGCGCGGGACTATCTGCAGGCCCATCGCGAGGACTACGAAACCGCCTATCGCGACTTCACCTGGCCTCGGCAGGCCGAGTTCAACTGGGCGCTGGACTGGTTCGACGTCATCGCGGCCGACCCGGTCAATCAGGACCGGTACGCGCTGTGGATCGTCGAAGAGGACGGCATCGAGAACCGCTGGACCTATCCGGAGATGGCCCGCCGGTCCAACCAGGTCGCGAACTGGCTGCGGTCGCTCGGCGTCGCCAGGGGCGACCGGCTCATCCTGATGCTGGGCAACCAGGGCGAGCTGTGGCAGACCATCCTCGCCGCGATCAAACTGGGCGCGGTCATCATCCCGGCTTCACCTCTGCTCGGCCCGGCGGATCTGACCGACCGGGTCGAGCGAGGCGCCGCGAAACACGTGGTGATCCGCTCGGTCGACGTGCCCAAGTTCGACGACGTCGAGGGTGACTACACCCGGATCGTCGTGGGCGAGCCGGTGGAGGGCTGGCAGTCCTTCGTGGACGCCTACGAGGAAGCGGACGCTTTCACCCCCGACGCCCCGACGCGGGCGGAAGACCCGCTCCTGCTGTATTTCACCTCGGGGACGACCGCGAAGCCGAAACTGGTTCAGCACACGCAGGTCTCGTATCCCGTCGGGCATCTGTCCACAATGTACTGGATCGGCCTCGAACCGGGCGACGTCCACCTCAACATCTCCTCGCCGGGCTGGGCGAAACACGCGTGGAGCAACGTTTTCGCGCCGTGGAACGCCGAAGCGACGGTGTTCCTCTACAACTACGCGCGCTTCGACGCCGTCGCCCTGATGGCGCAGATGGAACGATGCGGCATCACCAGCTTCTGCGCCCCGCCGACGGTGTGGCGGATGCTCATCCAAGCGGATCTGACCGTGCTGAAGACGCCGCCGTCCAAGGTGGTCGGCGCGGGCGAGCCGCTCAATCCCGAAGTGATCGACCAGGTCCAAAAGGCTTGGGGTGTCACGATTCGCGATGGTTTCGGGCAGACCGAGAGCAGCGTTCAGGTCGCCAACACCCCCGGACAGGAGGTCGTGCCGGGGTCGATGGGCCGTCCGATGCCCGGATTCTCCGTCGTGCTCGTGGATCCCGTCACCGGTGAGCGGTCGCGGGAGGGCGAGATCTGCCTCGACCTCGACAAGCGTCCGGTCGGCCTGATGACCGGTTACGCGGACGACGACGAGCGGTCCGCCGCCGCTTTCGGAGGCGGCTACTACCACACCGGGGACGTCGGTTCGATCGACGAACGCGGCTACATCACCTACGTCGGCCGGACCGATGACGTCTTCAAGGCGTCGGACTACCGGATCTCGCCGTTCGAACTGGAAAGTGTCCTGCTGGAACACGACGCGGTCGCCGAAGCGGCCGTGGTCCCGGCGCCCGATCCGATCCGGCTCGCGGTGCCGAAGGCGTATGTCGTCCTCGCGAACGGGCATGAGCCCACGGCCGAGACCGCGATGTCCATCCTGGCCTTCACCCGCGAGCATCTGGCGCCGTACAAGCGGATCCGGCGGCTGGAGTTCACCGAACTGCCGAAGACGATCTCCGGCAAGATCCGGCGGGTCGAACTGCGGGGCCGCGAGAACGCCGCGGCCGAGCGGCCGGCGGGCGAGTTCCGCGAAGAGGACTTCCCGCACCTGAAAGGCTGA
- a CDS encoding D-Ala-D-Ala carboxypeptidase family metallohydrolase: MRIRFLLPMLALVAGLGTAVATPAAADPGPVTAGDVAASDACYSWGRTLSQGASGEDVRQLQIRVAGYPGYGGVLAIDGQFGAGTKAAVTRFQQAYGLGADGIAGPATFTKIYALQDNDCSPVNFTFAELNRCNSDWSGGNVSPATAKANALVSMWKLQAMRHAMGDRPIAVNGGFRSVACNNAVGGAAASRHLYGDAVDLGAGSQGFCGLAKQARNHGFSEILGPGYPGHSDHTHVAHRANRFWSASSCGI; encoded by the coding sequence ATGCGCATTCGTTTCCTCCTGCCGATGCTCGCCCTCGTGGCGGGCCTCGGTACCGCGGTGGCCACCCCGGCCGCCGCCGATCCCGGCCCGGTGACGGCGGGCGACGTCGCCGCCTCCGACGCCTGTTACAGCTGGGGACGCACGCTGTCCCAGGGGGCGTCCGGTGAGGACGTCCGGCAACTGCAGATCCGGGTCGCCGGTTACCCCGGTTACGGTGGCGTGCTCGCCATCGACGGCCAGTTCGGCGCGGGCACCAAGGCCGCGGTCACCCGCTTCCAGCAGGCGTACGGGCTTGGCGCGGACGGCATCGCCGGACCGGCCACGTTCACGAAGATCTACGCCTTGCAGGACAACGACTGCTCGCCGGTCAACTTCACCTTCGCCGAACTGAACCGGTGCAACTCCGACTGGTCGGGCGGCAACGTCTCACCCGCGACGGCGAAGGCCAACGCGCTGGTGTCGATGTGGAAGCTGCAGGCGATGCGGCACGCCATGGGTGACCGGCCGATCGCCGTGAACGGCGGCTTCCGCAGCGTCGCCTGCAACAACGCGGTCGGCGGAGCGGCCGCCAGCCGTCATCTCTACGGCGACGCCGTCGACCTCGGGGCGGGCTCGCAGGGCTTCTGCGGGCTGGCCAAGCAGGCCCGCAACCACGGGTTCAGTGAGATCCTCGGGCCGGGCTACCCCGGCCACAGCGACCACACGCACGTGGCTCACCGGGCCAACCGGTTCTGGTCGGCATCGTCCTGCGGGATCTGA
- a CDS encoding NUDIX domain-containing protein produces MIESTPVSVDVLVVRFAPGTRTVLLGIAPRAAEPFAGELALPGVLLGLGERLRDAAGRAAVTKLGLPPDALSATGQLATFDEPNRDPRGPTLSIALWATTSPALDEPGNVVWTPLNEVPPLAFDHDRIVADCRPLLADKLWRDVAFTAGLLGPVFTTAQALDATEALTGDRPYPANLGRIMERVPGLRRTTEHAAALPKGGRPPSLWRWE; encoded by the coding sequence GTGATCGAGTCGACGCCGGTGTCCGTTGACGTGCTCGTGGTGCGGTTCGCCCCCGGCACCAGGACCGTGCTGCTGGGAATCGCGCCGCGAGCCGCCGAGCCGTTCGCCGGGGAGCTCGCCCTGCCGGGGGTGCTGCTCGGGCTCGGGGAGCGGCTGCGGGACGCGGCGGGGCGGGCGGCCGTCACCAAACTTGGGCTGCCGCCGGACGCGCTCTCGGCGACGGGACAGCTCGCCACCTTCGACGAGCCGAACCGTGATCCCCGTGGCCCGACGCTTTCGATCGCCTTGTGGGCCACCACGTCCCCCGCGCTCGACGAGCCGGGGAACGTGGTGTGGACTCCGTTGAACGAGGTGCCGCCGCTGGCTTTCGACCACGACCGGATCGTCGCGGATTGCCGTCCGCTGCTGGCGGACAAGCTGTGGCGGGACGTCGCCTTCACCGCCGGGCTGCTGGGCCCGGTCTTCACCACGGCGCAGGCGCTGGACGCGACCGAAGCACTCACCGGGGACCGCCCCTACCCGGCCAATCTCGGCCGGATCATGGAGCGCGTCCCTGGGTTGAGGCGTACGACGGAACACGCGGCCGCCCTCCCCAAGGGAGGACGGCCGCCGTCGTTGTGGCGCTGGGAATGA